In the genome of Poecilia reticulata strain Guanapo linkage group LG16, Guppy_female_1.0+MT, whole genome shotgun sequence, one region contains:
- the eny2 gene encoding transcription and mRNA export factor ENY2, producing MNKEARLKASINQKLTETGERDRLKELLRAKLTECGWKDQMKAQCKDVIKQKGLEHVTVEDLVVEVTPKGRALVPDSVKKELLQRIRAFLTQHAS from the exons ATGAATAAAGAAGCCAGACTGAAGGCATCAATAAACCAGAAGCTAACGGAGACAGGAGAAAGAGATCG ACTGAAGGAGCTGCTGAGAGCTAAGCTCACAGAGTGTGGGTGGAAGGACCAAATGAAGGCTCAATGCAAAg ACGTCATCAAACAAAAAGGTCTGGAGCACGTGACGGTGGAGGACCTTGTTGTAGAGGTCACCCCTAAAGGAAGAG CCTTGGTGCCAGACAGCGTTAAGAAGGAGCTCCTACAGAGAATCCGAGCCTTTTTGACACAGCACGCCTCATAG